In Gemmobacter sp. 24YEA27, a genomic segment contains:
- the rapZ gene encoding RNase adapter RapZ, producing the protein MDASLAACSEAAQARDAVPGEFRLVLVTGPSGAGRTTAIRVLEDIGYETIDNIPLSLIPRLLEGTAPDRPVALGLDVRNRDFNATALIELIDGMVRDPGVSPMVVYLDCASPELIRRYSETRRRHPLAPDETPAEGIARELDLLTPIRVRADLLIDTTELSPHDLKAEIKRWFEPDISGRLAVSLQSFSYRRGLPRGVDMVFDCRFLKNPHWNPALRALDGRDPAVQAFLAQDPNFAPFLDRVRDLVEFLLPAQVGEGKAHLAIGFGCTGGQHRSVAIAELMGSALAQAGWPVSKRHRELERKAGEMPGPADKVSVA; encoded by the coding sequence ATGGATGCCTCTCTGGCGGCCTGTTCTGAGGCGGCCCAGGCCCGGGACGCGGTGCCCGGGGAATTCAGACTGGTCCTTGTGACCGGGCCGTCAGGCGCCGGGCGGACCACGGCCATCCGGGTTCTGGAAGATATCGGCTATGAGACGATCGACAATATTCCCCTGAGCCTGATCCCGCGTCTGCTGGAGGGCACTGCCCCTGACCGTCCCGTGGCCCTGGGGCTTGATGTCCGCAACCGCGATTTCAACGCTACCGCGCTGATCGAACTGATCGACGGGATGGTGCGTGACCCCGGGGTCTCGCCGATGGTGGTCTACCTGGACTGCGCCTCGCCCGAACTGATCCGCCGCTATTCCGAGACCCGCCGGCGCCACCCTCTGGCCCCCGATGAGACCCCGGCTGAAGGGATCGCGCGCGAGCTGGATCTGCTGACCCCGATCCGGGTCCGGGCCGATCTGCTGATCGACACGACCGAGCTGTCGCCCCACGACCTGAAAGCCGAGATCAAGCGCTGGTTCGAGCCGGACATATCCGGTCGCCTCGCGGTGTCGCTGCAAAGCTTCAGCTACCGCCGCGGTCTGCCGCGCGGCGTGGATATGGTCTTTGACTGCCGCTTTCTGAAGAACCCGCACTGGAACCCCGCGCTCCGCGCTTTGGACGGGCGGGACCCGGCCGTGCAGGCGTTTCTGGCGCAGGATCCGAATTTCGCCCCCTTCCTTGACCGGGTGCGGGATCTGGTTGAATTTCTGCTCCCGGCTCAGGTGGGCGAGGGCAAGGCGCATCTCGCAATCGGTTTTGGCTGCACCGGCGGGCAACACAGATCGGTTGCTATAGCAGAATTGATGGGCAGTGCCCTTGCGCAGGCCGGCTGGCCGGTGTCAAAACGGCACAGGGAACTGGAACGCAAGGCCGGCGAAATGCCTGGCCCAGCTGACAAGGTGTCTGTGGCTTGA
- a CDS encoding HAD family hydrolase, with protein MSVSTELLILDCDGVLIDSEIISAQMLVAELAQLGVEIDLAYVARHFLGRSYPTVMATIRADFGLDLPPEFETGYREALLAAFGRDLRIMPGVAAMLDLLAVPVCVATSSSPRRVETSLRLVGLWDRLGAVTFTASEVAQGKPAPDLFLHAAARMGVAPAACLVIEDSLTGLRAANAAGMEVWRFTGGSYGLGGIRRKIRRKRRPRPPAVLTISRGFLT; from the coding sequence ATGAGCGTTTCAACTGAGCTGCTGATCCTCGATTGCGATGGCGTGCTGATCGACAGCGAGATCATCAGCGCGCAGATGCTGGTGGCAGAGCTGGCGCAACTGGGGGTCGAGATCGACCTGGCCTATGTCGCCCGCCATTTTCTGGGGCGCAGCTATCCGACGGTGATGGCAACGATCCGCGCTGATTTTGGCCTCGATCTGCCGCCCGAATTCGAAACGGGCTACCGCGAGGCACTGCTGGCCGCTTTCGGGCGCGATCTTCGCATCATGCCCGGCGTGGCGGCGATGCTGGACCTGCTGGCGGTGCCGGTCTGTGTCGCCACCTCGTCCAGCCCGCGCCGTGTCGAGACCTCGCTCAGGCTGGTCGGGCTCTGGGACCGGCTTGGCGCGGTGACCTTTACCGCAAGCGAGGTGGCACAGGGTAAACCGGCACCTGACCTGTTCCTCCATGCCGCAGCGCGGATGGGGGTGGCACCTGCGGCCTGCCTCGTGATCGAGGACAGCCTGACGGGTTTGCGCGCGGCGAATGCGGCGGGCATGGAGGTCTGGCGCTTTACCGGGGGCAGTTATGGGCTCGGGGGCATACGCCGGAAGATACGCCGGAAGAGACGCCCGCGCCCGCCCGCCGTTTTGACGATTTCTCGCGGTTTTTTGACATAG
- a CDS encoding HPr family phosphocarrier protein: MLLRTFKIVNEKGLHARASAKFVETVEAHDARALVSKDGMEVSGDSIMGLLMLAASRGTSIDVTTSGADAEKLADALEALVAGRFGEDY, from the coding sequence TTGCTCTTGAGGACTTTCAAAATCGTCAATGAGAAGGGGCTTCACGCCCGCGCCTCTGCGAAATTCGTCGAGACGGTTGAGGCACATGATGCCCGCGCGCTTGTCTCCAAGGACGGGATGGAAGTTTCGGGGGATTCGATTATGGGTCTTTTGATGCTTGCCGCCTCGCGCGGAACCTCGATTGATGTGACGACGTCGGGCGCCGATGCGGAGAAACTTGCCGATGCACTGGAGGCCCTGGTTGCCGGGCGCTTCGGAGAAGACTATTGA
- a CDS encoding PTS fructose transporter subunit IIA has translation MIGIVIVAHGGLAREYLSAVEHVVGKQDGMIAIAIEDDHDRNAKQAEIIAAANSVDSGEGVVVVTDMFGGSPSNLSLPACTASGRRILYGANLPMLIKLAKSRDIPVPEAVAAALDAGRKYINSLDLGGGI, from the coding sequence TTGATCGGGATCGTAATCGTCGCTCATGGAGGGCTGGCGCGGGAATATCTTTCCGCTGTGGAGCATGTTGTCGGCAAACAGGACGGCATGATCGCCATTGCGATTGAAGATGACCATGACCGCAACGCCAAACAGGCCGAAATCATCGCTGCCGCCAATTCGGTTGACAGCGGTGAGGGGGTCGTTGTGGTGACGGATATGTTCGGGGGATCGCCCTCGAATCTGTCCTTGCCGGCCTGTACGGCTTCGGGGCGTCGCATTCTTTATGGCGCGAACCTGCCAATGCTGATTAAGCTGGCAAAATCGCGCGATATTCCTGTGCCAGAGGCGGTAGCCGCCGCGCTGGACGCCGGTCGCAAATACATCAACAGCCTTGATCTCGGCGGAGGGATCTGA
- a CDS encoding lysophospholipid acyltransferase family protein produces MRRLSYAGTFRNPFKANSIRAIEWLTAKIQLLSLIRSFEKSGAPFGAPFWPKAIRHMGIRIDTPPEEIARIPKTGPVVVVANHPSGLVDGMIMAELITRVRPDFKILTRSLLTGIPEVEEFMIPVPFPHEDNAREEGLKMRNETLAQLKNGGVIILFPAGKVAMSETYFGPAIEAEWNVFTHKIVKSTGATILPIYFPGQNSRSFLIANKLSDTLRQGLLLREIKRALFKPQRPFIGEPIPADELKKWEGNPRGFLAWLRAHTLALGKAR; encoded by the coding sequence ATGCGCCGGCTGTCTTATGCGGGCACGTTCCGCAACCCGTTCAAGGCGAATTCGATTCGCGCGATTGAATGGCTGACGGCAAAGATCCAGCTTTTATCGCTGATCCGCAGCTTCGAGAAATCCGGTGCTCCCTTTGGCGCGCCCTTCTGGCCCAAGGCGATCCGCCATATGGGCATCCGCATCGACACGCCGCCCGAGGAAATCGCCCGTATCCCCAAAACCGGACCGGTCGTCGTGGTGGCGAACCACCCCTCGGGGCTGGTCGATGGCATGATCATGGCCGAGCTGATCACCCGGGTGCGGCCCGATTTCAAAATCCTCACCCGTTCGCTTCTGACCGGCATCCCCGAGGTCGAGGAATTCATGATCCCGGTGCCCTTCCCGCATGAAGACAATGCGCGCGAAGAGGGGCTGAAGATGCGCAACGAGACGCTCGCGCAGCTGAAAAACGGCGGCGTGATCATACTTTTCCCCGCCGGCAAGGTCGCGATGTCCGAGACATATTTCGGCCCGGCGATCGAGGCGGAGTGGAATGTCTTCACCCATAAGATCGTGAAATCGACCGGCGCCACCATCCTGCCGATCTATTTCCCCGGCCAGAACAGCCGCAGCTTCCTGATCGCGAATAAGCTGTCGGATACATTGCGCCAGGGCCTTTTGCTGCGCGAGATCAAGCGCGCGCTGTTCAAGCCGCAGCGCCCCTTTATCGGCGAGCCGATCCCGGCGGATGAGCTGAAGAAATGGGAAGGCAATCCGCGCGGCTTCCTCGCCTGGCTGCGCGCGCATACACTGGCTTTGGGCAAGGCGCGCTGA
- a CDS encoding serine kinase yields the protein MPTPIPSRWARVSWSVCRFDDVTAAQILHASSVAIGGRGVLILGPSGAGKSALALKLMAYGAALVADDQTALTMSGGGVEVSCPSQAISGLIEARGIGILRVTPSGPVPLALVVDLGRAETERLPPRRHISILGYELPLVLRAQNDHLAEGLLALMTGWRQE from the coding sequence ATGCCGACCCCAATTCCGAGCCGCTGGGCGCGCGTTTCGTGGTCGGTCTGCCGGTTTGACGATGTGACGGCGGCGCAGATCCTGCATGCCAGTTCGGTTGCCATCGGGGGCAGGGGGGTGCTGATCCTCGGCCCTTCGGGGGCGGGGAAATCGGCGCTGGCGTTGAAGCTCATGGCTTATGGCGCGGCGCTGGTCGCGGATGACCAGACGGCGCTGACCATGTCTGGCGGCGGGGTCGAAGTCTCCTGTCCCTCGCAGGCGATCAGCGGGCTGATCGAGGCGCGGGGGATCGGCATCCTGCGGGTGACGCCCTCGGGCCCGGTGCCGCTTGCTCTGGTGGTCGATCTGGGGCGGGCCGAGACCGAGCGACTGCCCCCCCGGCGCCACATATCTATACTTGGATATGAACTGCCGCTTGTGCTGCGCGCGCAAAATGACCATCTTGCCGAAGGATTGCTTGCCCTGATGACGGGCTGGCGACAGGAGTGA
- a CDS encoding sugar-binding domain-containing protein, which produces MSRADTEPSLLDDAARAGWLYYVGGMTQDQIASELGISRQRAQRLVSRAMAEGLIQVRLNHPIGASMDLATRLKERFGLATCRVVPGLGPGADPAAGIAGAAAAELERVLRMEDPLTIGFGTGRALRALVEALEPMAAPQHRLVSLIGNIAPDGSASFFDVVMRLADRVQAPHYPMLVPVVSSTAAERAEFHALGPVKRVLELARGADVVFVGVGQMSDDAPLHRDGFVSDAELREMQAAGAAGEVAGWVFDSEGRYLDFGINTRTGGLRVEPGLSRPAIGIAAGASKVPGIRAALKSHIINGLITDSPTAEALLARG; this is translated from the coding sequence ATGAGCCGGGCCGATACAGAACCCAGCCTGCTTGACGATGCCGCCCGTGCCGGCTGGCTTTATTATGTCGGTGGCATGACCCAGGACCAGATCGCAAGTGAGCTGGGCATCTCGCGCCAGCGCGCCCAGCGGCTGGTCAGCCGCGCCATGGCCGAAGGGCTGATCCAGGTGCGGCTCAATCACCCGATTGGCGCCTCGATGGATCTGGCGACGCGGCTGAAAGAGCGTTTCGGGCTGGCCACCTGCCGCGTGGTGCCGGGGCTCGGGCCGGGCGCTGACCCTGCCGCAGGGATCGCCGGTGCGGCGGCGGCTGAACTGGAGCGGGTCCTTCGGATGGAGGATCCCCTGACCATCGGCTTCGGCACCGGCCGCGCGCTGCGGGCCCTTGTCGAGGCGCTGGAGCCGATGGCCGCGCCGCAGCATCGGCTGGTCTCGCTGATCGGGAATATCGCGCCGGATGGATCAGCGAGCTTTTTCGATGTGGTGATGCGGCTCGCCGACCGGGTCCAGGCGCCGCATTACCCGATGCTGGTGCCGGTGGTGTCCTCGACCGCCGCAGAACGCGCCGAATTCCATGCGCTTGGCCCCGTGAAACGGGTGCTTGAACTCGCGCGCGGCGCGGATGTGGTCTTTGTGGGCGTCGGCCAGATGTCGGATGACGCGCCGCTGCACCGGGATGGATTTGTCAGCGATGCCGAGCTGCGCGAGATGCAGGCGGCGGGCGCCGCAGGCGAGGTCGCGGGCTGGGTGTTTGATTCGGAGGGCCGCTATCTCGATTTCGGCATCAACACCCGCACCGGCGGCCTGAGGGTCGAACCTGGTCTCTCGCGCCCCGCCATCGGCATTGCTGCGGGTGCATCCAAGGTGCCGGGCATCCGCGCCGCGTTGAAATCACATATTATCAACGGTCTCATCACTGATTCCCCCACCGCCGAGGCGCTGCTGGCGCGCGGCTGA